In the genome of Triticum urartu cultivar G1812 chromosome 5, Tu2.1, whole genome shotgun sequence, one region contains:
- the LOC125507259 gene encoding putative germin-like protein 9-2, translating to MASINSYYSLVLVVIALTSAPLTAVAGDPDILSDFIVPTSMIGMPPMNITGDFFTYTGFSNITMPMRMPGTQNFTVTKATMMEFPALNGQSVAYAMLKFPSESVNPLHTHPRAAELLLVLDGTLSVGFVDTAGKLYTQDLAAGDMFVFPKGLVHYQSNPGQSPAVALSAFGSSAPATVSVPVSVFGTGVDDAVLAKSFKTDLPTVQKLKAALTPPPKK from the coding sequence ATGGCGTCCATCAACAGCTACTACTCCTTGGTGTTGGTGGTGATTGCACTGACCTCGGCGCCGTTGACCGCCGTGGCTGGCGACCCTGACATCCTCAGCGACTTCATCGTGCCGACTTCCATGATCGGCATGCCACCGATGAACATCACCGGCGACTTCTTCACCTACACCGGCTTCAGCAACATTACCATGCCGATGCGGATGCCAGGGACGCAGAACTTCACGGTGACCAAGGCCACCATGATGGAATTCCCTGCGCTCAACGGGCAAAGTGTGGCCTACGCCATGCTCAAGTTCCCCTCCGAATCTGTGAACCCGCTGCACACCCACCCTCGCGCGGCCGAGCTGCTGCTCGTTCTTGACGGCACGCTCTCCGTCGGTTTCGTCGACACGGCCGGCAAGCTCTACACGCAGGACCTGGCCGCCGGCGACATGTTCGTGTTCCCCAAGGGCCTGGTGCACTACCAGTCCAACCCGGGGCAAAGCCCCGCCGTGGCGCTCTCCGCGTTCGGCAGCTCCGCGCCTGCCACCGTGTCCGTGCCCGTCAGCGTGTTCGGCACCGGCGTCGATGACGCCGTGCTCGCCAAGTCATTCAAGACCGACCTTCCTACCGTGCAGAAGCTCAAGGCGGCGCTCACTCCACCTCCCAAGAAGTGA
- the LOC125510219 gene encoding protein HAPLESS 2-like isoform X2: MAPRPRPPHSRPGNHAVFLLLAAAALVEPAVGVEILSKSRLERCALDSGAGGALACDRKLVLNLAVPSGSSGGESSLVAQVVEVEENDAQAMQTVRDPPVITINKSAVYALYALSYMRDVAYKPEEMFTKTHKCESDAGADVVGVCERLWDQNGHVIEQTEPVCCPCGPHRRVGSSCGSIFDKMIKGKANTAHCVRFPGDWYHVFEIGTRSTGYSIRVQVKKGSSVTEVIVSPENKTVVSKDNFLRVNLIGDYVGHDSMPTFEDFYLVTPREAGGDGQPQVLGDEFSRWMLLERVRFTLDGLECNKIGVGYEAYRNQPNLCGSPFGSCLYNQLWNFKESDDNRIYRNQEPQYIVQGRFDRINQHPNAGAHSFSIGITESLNTNLLIELSADDINYVYQRSPGKIIDINVPTFEALSQVGTSKVTIKNIGKLEASYSLTFDCLSGISYVEEQFFIIKPGQVVIRSFYLRSSSDQASKYRCSAILKASDFSELDRAECQFSTTATVLDNGTQIGPPKQHKKGGIRGFVEAIETLWRNTWDSVIDFFTGRSCSTKCTSFLDLSCHIQYICIGWLVMFGLLLTTLPAVAVLLWLLHQKGMFDPLYDYWEDVFGPPEDAHPKHRGGRGHHAHAHTHHHHHHHHHHSKHPHAHKKHSSGAAGQQQHHHHHHVLHRQGGKPDDSEQHRHAAALGVQHRDAGHKHHRHGKAPQRERERAQDREREHRHHHSRAA, from the exons ATGGCTCCTCGTCCCCGTCCCCCTCATTCCCGGCCTGGTAACCACGCCGTgttcctcctcctcgccgcggCCGCCCTGGTCGAGCCCGCCGTCGGGGTGGAGATCCTCTCCAAGTCCCGCCTGGAGCGCTGTGCCCTGGACTCGGGGGCCGGCGGCGCCCTCGCCTGCGACCGCAAGCTCGTCCTCAACCTCGCCGTTCCCAGCGGCTCC AGCGGCGGCGAGTCGTCGCTGGTGGCGCAGGTGGTGGAGGTCGAGGAGAACGATGCGCAGGCGATGCAGACGGTGCGGGATCCCCCCGTCATCACCATCAACAAGTCCGCCGTCTACGCGCTCTACGCCCTCAGCTACATGAGG GATGTTGCTTATAAACCAGAGGAAATGTTTACCAAGACACATAAATGTGAGTCAGATGCTGGTGCTGATGTTGTTGGAGTTTGTGAAAG GTTATGGGATCAGAACGGTCACGTAATTGAGCAGACAGAG CCGGTTTGTTGTCCATGTGGGCCTCATCGCCGTGTTGGTTCGTCTTGCGGATCAATTT TTGATAAAATGATTAAAGGCAAAGCTAATACGGCTCACTGTGTACGTTTTCCAGGTGATTG GTATCATGTTTTTGAAATTGGGACAAGGTCAACTGGGTACAGCATCAGAGTACAAGTAAAGAAAGGCTCTTCTGTAACG GAGGTTATTGTTAGTCCAGAGAATAAAACAGTTGTTTCTAAAGATAACTTTCTGAGGGTAAATCTCATTGGTGACTATGTTGGTCATGATAGTATGCCAACATTTGAAGACTTCTATCTTGTGACTCCACGGGAG GCTGGTGGTGACGGTCAACCGCAAGTTCTTGGCGATGAGTTTTCCAGGTGGATGCTGTTGGAGAGAGTCCGGTTTACATTAGATGGACTTGAGTGCAACAAGATTGGTGTTGGGTATGAAGCTTACAGAAACCAGCCTAACCTCTGTGGATCACCATTTGGGAGCTGTTTGTACAATCAGCTTTGGAATTTCAAGGAG TCTGACGACAATCGAATATACAGAAACCAAGAGCCCCAGTATATTGTGCAGGGAAGATTTGATAGGATCAACCAACACCCG AATGCAGGAGCTCATTCATTCTCTATTGGAATCACAGAAAGTCTGAATACTAATTTGCTGATAGAGCTGAGTGCTGATGATATAAATTATGTATACCAGAG GAGTCCAGGGAAAATAATTGACATTAATGTCCCTACATTTGAAGCCTTAAGCCAAGTTGGTACTTCCAAGGTCACAATTAAGAACATTGGCAAACTGGAAGCTTCATATAGCTTGACG TTCGACTGCTTAAGTGGCATCAGTTATGTGGAG GAGCAATTCTTCATCATCAAACCTGGCCAAGTGGTTATCCGCTCATTCTATTTGCGTTCCTCATCAGACCAAGCATCAAAATATCGCTGCTCGG CTATTTTGAAAGCGTCAGATTTCAGTGAACTTGACAGAGCAGAATGCCAGTTCTCGACTACAGCCACCGTTCTTGACAATGGAACACAG ATCGGCCCACCGAAGCAGCATAAGAAGGGTGGCATCAGGGGTTTCGTCGAAGCCATCGAAACCTTGTGGCGCAACACATGGGACAGCGTGATCGATTTCTTCACCGGCAGATCATGCAG CACCAAGTGCACGAGCTTCTTGGACCTGAGCTGCCACATCCAGTACATATGCATCGGCTGGCTCGTCATGTTCGGCCTGCTGCTCACCACGCTACCCGCTG TCGCGGTGCTGCTGTGGCTGCTCCACCAGAAGGGCATGTTCGACCCGCTGTACGACTACTGGGAGGACGTGTTCGGGCCACCGGAGGACGCGCACCCGAAGCACCGGGGAGGCCGAGGCCACCACGCGCACGCCcacacccaccaccaccaccaccaccaccaccaccacagcAAGCACCCGCACGCGCACAAGAAGCATAGCAGCGGGGCGGCCGGGCAGCAGCAgcaccaccatcaccaccacgtcCTCCACAGGCAGGGCGGCAAGCCCGACGACAGCGAGCAGCACCGGCATGCAGCAGCGCTCGGCGTGCAGCACAGGGACGCCGGGCACAAGCACCACCGGCATGGCAAGGCGCCgcagagggagagggagagggcacAAGACCGTGAGCGCGAGCACCGCCACCACCACTCTCGGGCGGCGTAG
- the LOC125510219 gene encoding protein HAPLESS 2-A-like isoform X3, giving the protein MAPRPRPPHSRPGNHAVFLLLAAAALVEPAVGVEILSKSRLERCALDSGAGGALACDRKLVLNLAVPSGSDVAYKPEEMFTKTHKCESDAGADVVGVCERLWDQNGHVIEQTEPVCCPCGPHRRVGSSCGSIFDKMIKGKANTAHCVRFPGDWYHVFEIGTRSTGYSIRVQVKKGSSVTEVIVSPENKTVVSKDNFLRVNLIGDYVGHDSMPTFEDFYLVTPREAGGDGQPQVLGDEFSRWMLLERVRFTLDGLECNKIGVGYEAYRNQPNLCGSPFGSCLYNQLWNFKESDDNRIYRNQEPQYIVQGRFDRINQHPNAGAHSFSIGITESLNTNLLIELSADDINYVYQRSPGKIIDINVPTFEALSQVGTSKVTIKNIGKLEASYSLTFDCLSGISYVEEQFHLQEQFFIIKPGQVVIRSFYLRSSSDQASKYRCSAILKASDFSELDRAECQFSTTATVLDNGTQIGPPKQHKKGGIRGFVEAIETLWRNTWDSVIDFFTGRSCSTKCTSFLDLSCHIQYICIGWLVMFGLLLTTLPAVAVLLWLLHQKGMFDPLYDYWEDVFGPPEDAHPKHRGGRGHHAHAHTHHHHHHHHHHSKHPHAHKKHSSGAAGQQQHHHHHHVLHRQGGKPDDSEQHRHAAALGVQHRDAGHKHHRHGKAPQRERERAQDREREHRHHHSRAA; this is encoded by the exons ATGGCTCCTCGTCCCCGTCCCCCTCATTCCCGGCCTGGTAACCACGCCGTgttcctcctcctcgccgcggCCGCCCTGGTCGAGCCCGCCGTCGGGGTGGAGATCCTCTCCAAGTCCCGCCTGGAGCGCTGTGCCCTGGACTCGGGGGCCGGCGGCGCCCTCGCCTGCGACCGCAAGCTCGTCCTCAACCTCGCCGTTCCCAGCGGCTCC GATGTTGCTTATAAACCAGAGGAAATGTTTACCAAGACACATAAATGTGAGTCAGATGCTGGTGCTGATGTTGTTGGAGTTTGTGAAAG GTTATGGGATCAGAACGGTCACGTAATTGAGCAGACAGAG CCGGTTTGTTGTCCATGTGGGCCTCATCGCCGTGTTGGTTCGTCTTGCGGATCAATTT TTGATAAAATGATTAAAGGCAAAGCTAATACGGCTCACTGTGTACGTTTTCCAGGTGATTG GTATCATGTTTTTGAAATTGGGACAAGGTCAACTGGGTACAGCATCAGAGTACAAGTAAAGAAAGGCTCTTCTGTAACG GAGGTTATTGTTAGTCCAGAGAATAAAACAGTTGTTTCTAAAGATAACTTTCTGAGGGTAAATCTCATTGGTGACTATGTTGGTCATGATAGTATGCCAACATTTGAAGACTTCTATCTTGTGACTCCACGGGAG GCTGGTGGTGACGGTCAACCGCAAGTTCTTGGCGATGAGTTTTCCAGGTGGATGCTGTTGGAGAGAGTCCGGTTTACATTAGATGGACTTGAGTGCAACAAGATTGGTGTTGGGTATGAAGCTTACAGAAACCAGCCTAACCTCTGTGGATCACCATTTGGGAGCTGTTTGTACAATCAGCTTTGGAATTTCAAGGAG TCTGACGACAATCGAATATACAGAAACCAAGAGCCCCAGTATATTGTGCAGGGAAGATTTGATAGGATCAACCAACACCCG AATGCAGGAGCTCATTCATTCTCTATTGGAATCACAGAAAGTCTGAATACTAATTTGCTGATAGAGCTGAGTGCTGATGATATAAATTATGTATACCAGAG GAGTCCAGGGAAAATAATTGACATTAATGTCCCTACATTTGAAGCCTTAAGCCAAGTTGGTACTTCCAAGGTCACAATTAAGAACATTGGCAAACTGGAAGCTTCATATAGCTTGACG TTCGACTGCTTAAGTGGCATCAGTTATGTGGAG GAGCAATTTCATTTGCAGGAGCAATTCTTCATCATCAAACCTGGCCAAGTGGTTATCCGCTCATTCTATTTGCGTTCCTCATCAGACCAAGCATCAAAATATCGCTGCTCGG CTATTTTGAAAGCGTCAGATTTCAGTGAACTTGACAGAGCAGAATGCCAGTTCTCGACTACAGCCACCGTTCTTGACAATGGAACACAG ATCGGCCCACCGAAGCAGCATAAGAAGGGTGGCATCAGGGGTTTCGTCGAAGCCATCGAAACCTTGTGGCGCAACACATGGGACAGCGTGATCGATTTCTTCACCGGCAGATCATGCAG CACCAAGTGCACGAGCTTCTTGGACCTGAGCTGCCACATCCAGTACATATGCATCGGCTGGCTCGTCATGTTCGGCCTGCTGCTCACCACGCTACCCGCTG TCGCGGTGCTGCTGTGGCTGCTCCACCAGAAGGGCATGTTCGACCCGCTGTACGACTACTGGGAGGACGTGTTCGGGCCACCGGAGGACGCGCACCCGAAGCACCGGGGAGGCCGAGGCCACCACGCGCACGCCcacacccaccaccaccaccaccaccaccaccaccacagcAAGCACCCGCACGCGCACAAGAAGCATAGCAGCGGGGCGGCCGGGCAGCAGCAgcaccaccatcaccaccacgtcCTCCACAGGCAGGGCGGCAAGCCCGACGACAGCGAGCAGCACCGGCATGCAGCAGCGCTCGGCGTGCAGCACAGGGACGCCGGGCACAAGCACCACCGGCATGGCAAGGCGCCgcagagggagagggagagggcacAAGACCGTGAGCGCGAGCACCGCCACCACCACTCTCGGGCGGCGTAG
- the LOC125510219 gene encoding protein HAPLESS 2-like isoform X1 — translation MAPRPRPPHSRPGNHAVFLLLAAAALVEPAVGVEILSKSRLERCALDSGAGGALACDRKLVLNLAVPSGSSGGESSLVAQVVEVEENDAQAMQTVRDPPVITINKSAVYALYALSYMRDVAYKPEEMFTKTHKCESDAGADVVGVCERLWDQNGHVIEQTEPVCCPCGPHRRVGSSCGSIFDKMIKGKANTAHCVRFPGDWYHVFEIGTRSTGYSIRVQVKKGSSVTEVIVSPENKTVVSKDNFLRVNLIGDYVGHDSMPTFEDFYLVTPREAGGDGQPQVLGDEFSRWMLLERVRFTLDGLECNKIGVGYEAYRNQPNLCGSPFGSCLYNQLWNFKESDDNRIYRNQEPQYIVQGRFDRINQHPNAGAHSFSIGITESLNTNLLIELSADDINYVYQRSPGKIIDINVPTFEALSQVGTSKVTIKNIGKLEASYSLTFDCLSGISYVEEQFHLQEQFFIIKPGQVVIRSFYLRSSSDQASKYRCSAILKASDFSELDRAECQFSTTATVLDNGTQIGPPKQHKKGGIRGFVEAIETLWRNTWDSVIDFFTGRSCSTKCTSFLDLSCHIQYICIGWLVMFGLLLTTLPAVAVLLWLLHQKGMFDPLYDYWEDVFGPPEDAHPKHRGGRGHHAHAHTHHHHHHHHHHSKHPHAHKKHSSGAAGQQQHHHHHHVLHRQGGKPDDSEQHRHAAALGVQHRDAGHKHHRHGKAPQRERERAQDREREHRHHHSRAA, via the exons ATGGCTCCTCGTCCCCGTCCCCCTCATTCCCGGCCTGGTAACCACGCCGTgttcctcctcctcgccgcggCCGCCCTGGTCGAGCCCGCCGTCGGGGTGGAGATCCTCTCCAAGTCCCGCCTGGAGCGCTGTGCCCTGGACTCGGGGGCCGGCGGCGCCCTCGCCTGCGACCGCAAGCTCGTCCTCAACCTCGCCGTTCCCAGCGGCTCC AGCGGCGGCGAGTCGTCGCTGGTGGCGCAGGTGGTGGAGGTCGAGGAGAACGATGCGCAGGCGATGCAGACGGTGCGGGATCCCCCCGTCATCACCATCAACAAGTCCGCCGTCTACGCGCTCTACGCCCTCAGCTACATGAGG GATGTTGCTTATAAACCAGAGGAAATGTTTACCAAGACACATAAATGTGAGTCAGATGCTGGTGCTGATGTTGTTGGAGTTTGTGAAAG GTTATGGGATCAGAACGGTCACGTAATTGAGCAGACAGAG CCGGTTTGTTGTCCATGTGGGCCTCATCGCCGTGTTGGTTCGTCTTGCGGATCAATTT TTGATAAAATGATTAAAGGCAAAGCTAATACGGCTCACTGTGTACGTTTTCCAGGTGATTG GTATCATGTTTTTGAAATTGGGACAAGGTCAACTGGGTACAGCATCAGAGTACAAGTAAAGAAAGGCTCTTCTGTAACG GAGGTTATTGTTAGTCCAGAGAATAAAACAGTTGTTTCTAAAGATAACTTTCTGAGGGTAAATCTCATTGGTGACTATGTTGGTCATGATAGTATGCCAACATTTGAAGACTTCTATCTTGTGACTCCACGGGAG GCTGGTGGTGACGGTCAACCGCAAGTTCTTGGCGATGAGTTTTCCAGGTGGATGCTGTTGGAGAGAGTCCGGTTTACATTAGATGGACTTGAGTGCAACAAGATTGGTGTTGGGTATGAAGCTTACAGAAACCAGCCTAACCTCTGTGGATCACCATTTGGGAGCTGTTTGTACAATCAGCTTTGGAATTTCAAGGAG TCTGACGACAATCGAATATACAGAAACCAAGAGCCCCAGTATATTGTGCAGGGAAGATTTGATAGGATCAACCAACACCCG AATGCAGGAGCTCATTCATTCTCTATTGGAATCACAGAAAGTCTGAATACTAATTTGCTGATAGAGCTGAGTGCTGATGATATAAATTATGTATACCAGAG GAGTCCAGGGAAAATAATTGACATTAATGTCCCTACATTTGAAGCCTTAAGCCAAGTTGGTACTTCCAAGGTCACAATTAAGAACATTGGCAAACTGGAAGCTTCATATAGCTTGACG TTCGACTGCTTAAGTGGCATCAGTTATGTGGAG GAGCAATTTCATTTGCAGGAGCAATTCTTCATCATCAAACCTGGCCAAGTGGTTATCCGCTCATTCTATTTGCGTTCCTCATCAGACCAAGCATCAAAATATCGCTGCTCGG CTATTTTGAAAGCGTCAGATTTCAGTGAACTTGACAGAGCAGAATGCCAGTTCTCGACTACAGCCACCGTTCTTGACAATGGAACACAG ATCGGCCCACCGAAGCAGCATAAGAAGGGTGGCATCAGGGGTTTCGTCGAAGCCATCGAAACCTTGTGGCGCAACACATGGGACAGCGTGATCGATTTCTTCACCGGCAGATCATGCAG CACCAAGTGCACGAGCTTCTTGGACCTGAGCTGCCACATCCAGTACATATGCATCGGCTGGCTCGTCATGTTCGGCCTGCTGCTCACCACGCTACCCGCTG TCGCGGTGCTGCTGTGGCTGCTCCACCAGAAGGGCATGTTCGACCCGCTGTACGACTACTGGGAGGACGTGTTCGGGCCACCGGAGGACGCGCACCCGAAGCACCGGGGAGGCCGAGGCCACCACGCGCACGCCcacacccaccaccaccaccaccaccaccaccaccacagcAAGCACCCGCACGCGCACAAGAAGCATAGCAGCGGGGCGGCCGGGCAGCAGCAgcaccaccatcaccaccacgtcCTCCACAGGCAGGGCGGCAAGCCCGACGACAGCGAGCAGCACCGGCATGCAGCAGCGCTCGGCGTGCAGCACAGGGACGCCGGGCACAAGCACCACCGGCATGGCAAGGCGCCgcagagggagagggagagggcacAAGACCGTGAGCGCGAGCACCGCCACCACCACTCTCGGGCGGCGTAG